The window ATACTGCATTCATAGAGACCACAGGCTAGGAATTGAAAGAGCGCAAGAGCAGGCAGTAGAGGAAAGACTGCTTGGCTCTGTAAATCTTTCTGTGCCTTTAGCACAGGTAAAACGCTTAGCAGACTCCGTGTGTTTCAGAATAGAGCATCGGGAAGAAAACTCTCAACTCCATGCGAAAGTTCCAGGTGGCTGATGAGAGTTATCACTCATCACCTGGAGTGTTAGACTGTGGCACTGATTGCAAACACATGCacctctgatcatttttgtgtcagggaaaaattaaaacaatgcaTCAGATTAGCTCCTGACAGGATTCAGCATCATCTGCATTAGCAGTAAACGCTGGCAGCCTACATGCTGAATTCACCCTGCATGATTGAACCCACAGGTTACAACTGTCTTTTAAAAGCATCTGCTGGTAATAGAGGCATTAATATTTGATTCCTTCTTTGTCTCCTACAGGAACTTTACACTTTGCCTAAGCAAGTTACAAATATCTTTAATACTCACAGCCTCACAGGGAAAAGTTCTGCTCACACGGCACAGCCATCAATAAAACTGATTAGATGTACCATGCCTGCAGCAACCACCTCCATTTCTGACAGCGGCAGCTCCCTTCTGCAGAAAGCACTCATCATTCTGCCCTTCTAGgacagggaagaagaggagaacTGAAGTTTCATGACTCATTTGCAGGAGGCAATACCCATCTGAGCGGCAGTGCCTTGCAGGGCCTCCTTGCACAGGGGTGTCCatgtgccctgtgctgcatgGGCACTCAAGTCagcctgctgggctggggctggcatCCAGGTGAGGAGGAGAAATTGTATGTTAGCGTGCTGCCAATCTCCCCTGCACTGGAAAGGGCACAGAAAATACAGTGGGGTTATTACAGTTGTGAAGGGTACTGCTTTACTGCTGTCAAAATGAAGGAGTTACTCCACAAtactcttccttcttttctttcctaccaGGTCATGTCTGTTTGTGCCACGTCCAACTCAAACATGGACAGGTTGAAGCAACGTAAGATTGGAGCTACGGAAATAAAGTTAGGGAATTGAGTACAAACTTGTCTCCTTACAGAAGTTCGCATTCCTTTCAACATTTCCAAATACGATTAGTGtgagcaaaagaaggcaaagaggCAGGAGAGAACAACTACTATAGCTTAGTGTACAGGATGGAGCTGGATGCGTGAGATTGGCTCCACGTGCCTCTGCTGACCCTTCTCCTCCATATGACAACATGGTGATGTGCAAATGTCCTCccagcctccagccccagctggcTCCTGGCTGATACGGACTGGGCTGACTGCAACTGTGTTGTCTCTTGGCTCCCCTCCTTCTCTGGATGTCAGCTTCTCCCACCAGCCCTTCATTTGCCCCAGTACACTTTTAGACAGCAGTAATGctccctctcctttttcagGCTACACAAGCCAAGAGCTCTGCTCTCCGGCAGGCAGACTCTTTGTTCCTCTTGAATGCTAGAGGTAATGGcataagttgtgccaggggagacacaggttggatattaggaaaaaattcttctcagaactagtggtgaggtgttggaacacGCTGtacagggtggtggtggagtcaccatccctggaggtgttcaagaaccgagtggatgtggtactgagggacgtggtgggTGGGCTGATGATTAGTCTAGATGacctgagaggtcttttccaaccttaatgattctaggATCCCCCCTTATCACCACCAATGAGATCTGGCATTAAGGTAACGTCTCTCCACAGCCTTATTCACCACATCCACGAACAATGGTCATTAGTGGAAATAGGTTGCTGCATGCATGCAGGCAGGTGGCTGCTTTCTCAAAGCCACGTCACACTGCTAGCATACGGCTCTGCATTAAAGCCTTCTGGCCCATTATTGTCCTTCTGGCATATCTATAGTCCAGTTACATGCTTTCCTTAAATTCCAGTGCAAAGTGTTTAAATCTGCAGCATTTCCAATCAGAAGCTTCAGAAAAGAGGCTCCAAATTAGCAGAAATATGAAAACTCTGCAAATACTGCTCTAGTACAGGAGAAGAGAGTACAAAGAATATTGGCCATGGTGTATTTTAAGCTCAAAACCCATCTGTAAGAGGattatattaaagaaaaatatcactaTCTAATGAAGTGATTTTCTCTGTCTGGCAAGCAATCATATGATAGGCCCTCACCTGGTGACAGCAGTAAGGCACCTGCCTTGTTTTCCATCAGAATGACATTTCAAAGAAGCTATCCATCCAACCctaaacccacaaaaacaaaactaaacaattaaaaaaagaaaccccaaaaCAACACAACCCAGCCAGCTGCATCTTACTGCTGTGTCTTAAACTCCCACACGGAGACGCATTTAAGCAGTGTACTGAGATTAAATGAAGAGGTGGAAAGCCCCTTCCGCCTCTTCTTACTTCTGGAGGCAGTTCTGACATACATCAAGGAAATAACAGCTTTGCTACATCTTTGCCGTGCAGACACGTAGCACTTGATGGGACAAAGGTCCAGCCTAGGAGCCTGTCCCAATTACCCCAGAGAAGAACAAAGTGCATGCACGCAGCTAAGACACCAGCACGAAAATCACACAGGTCCCAGAAGCATCCAAGCAAGAGcatacaaagcaaagcaatgggGTAGAAACGTGAAACAGGTGTGGAAGTCCCTTCCTCGTGCTTTctcttttgggttttttttgtttttttttaattgctgcaaCTGTTTCCCTAATCCCTTTACTCCCACACATTTCTCAGTGTGTAATTTTAATCATAAACACAAATCTCGACAGGCTTTACAGTGAAGAGCTAGGCTGAATAGCTAATGAAAGGCAAAGGGACTCTGGCAGATGAAAGCAGCCTGTGACGAAGACAGAGGCATAGAAGTGCACTCGGGAGACCTGGCTGCTCCAGGATGCTCACTGCCTTTTTAAGAGCACAAAAGGCAGAGCACTTCGAAGAACAGCCAGAAACTGGGGAAACAGTAAGTGAAAAGAGCCTGCTCTTACTCTGTTCCGTGCATAAAGCAGAATGAGAGTAAAATAGGCAGATCCGAAGTGAAGCTTAGCCGTATGGCAGATTTCAAATCTCCTTGCTGTAAAACCTCACTGGAACTCACTCAGAACATATGAACAGGGATTCCAAATACAGAACAGCAATATTTTTCCGTGAGTGGATTCCTGACCAACACGTGAAGCACTGAATTGGTATCTCATGCAATCTTGATGTTTCACCATCTCCACAAGTGATTCATAGCAATTCCCTTATCTCAATTTCCTCTTTGTCTTCTCCAGTGTTACAGAGGATATTTTGCACTTCCTGCAGCCTCATCCACCCTTCTGATAAGAATGGCAGGTGTCACACGCAGACGTCTCAggacaagggaaagaaaactgaataaaaaagacaacagagaggaggaagaaaagggtcTAAGAATACAAAATGCTCCGACTTCCTAAGTCACAATAGGCATCTGAATTGTAGCTGTCAAAAGACCCAGTTGTTCCACAAAGACTTCCTCTAGCATAACCATACATCTTCCCTCGACGAGAACCATTTGCTTTGGCATCTCTGGGAGCCTTGGCTGGGTTCTCAGCACTAAATAGCTTTCCAGAAGGTGTGCGGGTGCCGGATGGTCCACGTTTACCCTCCTATCTGCAGATTTGCCTTTGTCCCATGAGCTGAGAAATGACTTGCACGCTTCCAGGGCAGTCAGGAGGGTGCTGCAGTTCCCAGTATGCCCTTTAGCATTACTTTTAAATTACTTCCTTTCCAGGAAAagctcttttttccttgttgtgACATCAGGCAGACACCGAGAGCAGATGCTTTATGCTTTCACGCTGCCATGTGCGCTCTCTTAGGCTGGTGGCTGCTCCTTGGGTGTGCATGTACACGGCACAGGTGGCACACTGCTCCTCTAATACCCACAGCAAAGATTCCCCGTACTCCTCTCAGCATGGAGTTCAGTATCTCCAGGGCTTTGACATGGCTGCACGCTGCTTCTTTCAGCCTCGTTCACCCACAAGTTGTTTGGGTTTAACAGTCAGGAATTACTACCAGCGGGGTTTCCTTTTAtgccacaaaacaaacacacagctttcttccctttccctcctgcCTGAACTGAAAGGGAAAATGCTGACTTCAGAGCAGCGAGCCCTGagcagcactctgctcctgcagcagcccgTGGCCATCAGCTGCGTACCCATAGGCTTCACACTGCTCGCTTCACCCCGGTCACGGCGGGCTTTGCTGCTAAGAGGATAACATAATGGTAAACCCTTCCCCACAGCAGCGgcccagaaaggctgaggggagtTCTGCACCAcccacagtgctgcttctgACCTCACAGAGGTCTTCTCAAGCATGAGAAGAAGACCCACGCTGGCCTCTGCAGCTGGCACGTCACATGCAATTACCAAGACAGACCTCCCGAACCCACATCACATGTTCCACTTACGTCCTTACATTTCAAGCAAGCACAGGTAGAATTTGCACCTCCTTTCGGGTCCCTTCACATTTCCAAAAAAGGATGGGGCTTCAGTATACACCACAGTAAGACCGTGAAGCAGAAATATCACTCACCTCTCTCTTTGTTAATTAAGCATCAGGTACAGACACTGACAAGGCATCCTTAGCATCTAAGAGAATACATTTAAGCAATCCctatataatctttttttctccacgAACTGTCTGGAGTGCAGATAAAATCAAAACGTGGCTTTCCCGGCTGACAGAATTATTAACAGCATGTGGAAAAAAGTAAGCAGCTGGAACTGTCTGATGGCTTCGTGGAGCTGACAACAGAGCTGGcgccagcagcagggagctgccacCCTCAGCAGCATCCAGGGAGATACTGAAATAATGAACGGGAAACAACAGGGTTAGCTGGGAAAAATCGGTATTTTCGGGGCACTTTTGAGTTGCTACTTCTTATTAAGAACACTTCCCAAAATAAAAACCTGCATGAATATACTAACTACTGAAAAACGTCCTCATGGCCTATGATCAGAAAGCACACCTTGATAATTCACTGTGGGAAGTGCAGAGAAAAGAGGTTAGGCATCACCTGTAAAGATAGTTCACAGGCAAGTAAATTCTGGATCTCCTTTTACTGCAAGAAAGAGGGGCAACCACTCACATTCAAAAACCctccttattgctctctacaataatctgaaaggaggttgtagcaaggtgggggtcaacctcttctcccaggtaacagtgataggatgagagggaatggcctcatgTTGTGCCAGggcaggttcaggttggatgttaggaaacatttctcctcacaaagagcagtgctgcagtggcacagctgcccagggaggtggtgcagtcatcatccctgggggtgttccagaactgtgtggatgtggcactgagggacgtgggcagtgggcatggtgggcacACTGAGCTGActgttggactgggtgatctgaGAGGTCCTTTCTGcccttaatgattctttgattctataaaAGCTCAACTCTCCTTTGTAAAACGATGTTCCAGTTTCAAAAgttgatgagaaaaaaaacaaaaacaaacaaacaaacaaaaaacccaccaacaacaacaaaaaaaaaaccaacaaaaaagccaaacccAGAGACAGAGAGATAGGCACAAAACAAGAATGTAAGTCCAAGAGTTCCCCAAATATATCAAAATATTACCTGTATTTGCTAGGCAAATGGTGTCCTAACGGCCTGATGGCATTCATACGTGCCACTAAATTTCTAAAAGCCTTGCACAGTGTCCCGTTaagctaaaataaaacacagccaTTGAATTCATTATAACTAGCAGGGCAAGAGCCTTCTTCCCCACACAGCGTGCTCTGCTCACTCTGCCTGCACTGGAACAAATTCCTTCAGCCTCGGGAGCCCAGAGAACTCAACTCAGAAAgccattagaaataaaaatgctgtgacTGGAGACTGATGCAGCACTTCCCACCTGGCCGTTTTTAAACAATTGATACATGAAATAATTcactcaagaaaataaaaccagaaacatTTGTAACAGTAACGTACGCTTTCAGTGGAAAACAATTCTACTTTTATCTTTATTAGAATTAAACTTTTAAGGCCTGAATTCACTATACATTATTCACACTGTTACATTTTAGATCGGCAGAGAGGTAATCGATCAGCTCATTAGCTCCAAAATGTGTTTAACAAGACATTTTGCTAAGCCCCCATAttaagagaaacagagaaacctGGAGCTGTTAACATCTTCTTATCGTTTGTTAGGAACTAACAAGTTAGGGCACTGTAACCACTGCTTTTGCTCAAAATCATGATAATAACAATCCCACCTTTGGAGATTTGCCACCTGGGACTATTCTCTTCTCATGATGCTCAGTCAGCGATCCTCCCTCATTTCACTGAGACTGCTGGGATCTTTCTGAAACCACATCCAGCTACAACAGGGCTTCCTTTCTGCAGACGGCAGCCCACATCAGCTTGGcacagctttccttttccaCAAGTGCAAGATGCTTCCTCGCGCTGATAGAGGAGCTATGGAAAACATGCTGGGGCTGCATTGAAAAAGCAGATTCCGTAGCACTGACAGCCAGCAGCATTTCCAGCCAGCAACGTTACGCTGATCTGAAAAGTAATCCTTTAGGATCGGGATTTTAGAGCACAGGTTGCATGCTCACTTTGGACAGACCGACGGCTGCAGTCTGGGTTTGTGGTCTCTCTCCCACAgactgcaggaggaggcagcagcatgctgatgcttattgctggtGAGCTCAAACATGAGACATCTCCTTGTCGGGCAGAATGCAAGCACAGGCAATTATTATGGCTGCATTCATTCAGTTCTGGttttctgggttgttttttttttttgacacacAAAGCATGTACAGAAATGTAAGTGAAATCCAAACTCCAAACTCCCGGCAAGCTGCCACCTCACCTGTTGGTTACATAAATGTTGGGCTTTTTAAACTCAGGGCACCATAGCAGCGAATCACTGAAAACAGTAAGATCCAAATACTGCCTACTTCAGCAGTAGGGGGATGGATTTTCAGAGGGAAAGGAACGTTCTGTTCCGCAAGGTACTGAACGCTGAGCAAGACAGGATATAAGACAAAGGAAGACCATTAATCCAAGTAACTCTAGCAGCTCTTCCATAGGTCAACCTGCTTCTGTGGCTTCTTTATTAATCTTGACTGttagaagacaaaacaaaatgtgtgGCATCTTTGATTTCTGTATGTACTCCCACAGATAGAActaattctttattttaaattaattttccttaaACTTCCCCTAACAGTTTCATGTTTCTTGTATGCTCCATTTGATTCTGGCGTTCTCAGATAACTTTACATAGCCAGGAGTTAAAAAATACCTTGAAAATCAAAGGTAGAATGATGAGGCTCAATAGACCAGTAGTAAGTACAGTAAACACTTGACAAGAGTACAAAGATAACTGGGCTTTAGAACCAGCCCCTTTTTGAACAATTCTAAAGCTTCTGTCTAATTAGGTTCATTTTGTGACAAACAAAAATGGGATTAGATCAGCATTACTATTATTATAGCAGCCACATGACagaaactagatgattttacTCGTAAAGCATTCAATCAATCTTTTAGTCCTGTGCTGGCCTCTAATTTTCAAAGCTCATGGGAGACTGCGTGCCCTTCTCATGAGCATGAATCATCGAGCTCACGCACACGTCAGCGTTAACCTGCAGTGAAACTGCCATCTTTATAAATACTTCACAACATTTTGAAATTGCATTCTGcctgggagaaggaggaggaagactACTGCCcatttgttcttcctttttcttttttcttttttttcctggagggaAGTGGGAGAAGTGGAATCCCGTGTTTTAGGTAACTGACTTCATTCCTAACGGATTGCAATGTCACGTATTGAACATACGGTCAGTAAGCGACAACTATAAGCCCCTAACTCTTCATACGACACGTATTTCGTGGAAGAATGGAGCAACATCAAAAAGCTAGAAAACAAAAGGTCATCCTCATCTctgtcagagctgcagctggtaTTCACACAGGTTTCAGTTAAGATACTTCTCCAGAGCTTATCCCGAGTGTCAGTTAAGCAAGAAATCTGGCACCCGATACCCAAAGAGTTTAAAATCACCTTCAAACCGAGCATAGAGGCGTCTTATGTCTCTCTTGCTGATTCCTGAAAAATACCTCtctacttttgttttgttgtacaCTGTTATGCCTGGTGGAATCGTGGGGTATGATACCAGACGGTCTATGCCGGCTGCTTTCAAAATGTAGGGAGCATCGTCCTCCAGGGTTTCGTGGTGTCCAATCACACTGTACGTGATTTCGCAGGGGGCGCAGAGTTCCACATAGGTTACCCAGTGAATGATGTGATCACCAAACTGGACATCCAGCCATCGGTGGTTGGGGTCGCCCAGGTAGCGCACAAAGTCCTCAAACTGCAGCCCTTTGGTCTCCATGCGATTCCTTCTGTATTTACGAATGATGCTGGGAGCAATTTCGTGTCGGTACCAAGGCTCGAAGCGAGGATTGTGCACAAACTTGtctttaaatgcagaaataagtCTTTCAAATGGATCTCTAACAATAAAAAACTTGAAGTATAAATTCAGTCtaaacagaagaaggaaaaaagaagattgAATAGTTGTGAAAATATACGCAGCGCCTAGCAAAGGCTTACAAACTGTATGGAAACTGACCACAGAGAGAGCAATATAAATCTTATGCTACTTGCAGAGTCTATCAATATTATCATCAATAGGACTTGAAATACGTTTGTATTTTTCACTATAAGTTTTTGTAGACAGTACAAAATGTAAGTAGAGCTTCCTCATCCTTCACATTCTATTACAGCTGGAGAAGCTTAGTTTATCACAATCCAAATAAACTGGAGACCAAAACCTCTATGATGCTGAAAGCTCCGAattcaagatatttttaatgttatgaGGGTAAGCTcagaataaaagtaaaatatacaATCACACAGAAAAAGTAGCTCAGTGCAGCTAAAAGCAACGGAAAGTTGCAGTTTTCAATGCCAGGTAGTTAGAGAAATTATTACTTCAGCATGAGGTGTTTCAGCTGAATGTCTGCTCTCCTGTCTGCTCACCCCATTTCTGACTCCAAGCCCCTGCCATGTCCCCAGGAGGTCATCTCTTACCgctttttaatttcagagtCACTGAAGGAGGACAGGCGTGGAAGGCCATTCTTCTCATGATCATGTACAATGCTTTCGGGGATCTCATCTATGGAAGAATATGCTCCTAGAAAAGTTGAAAAGAGAGCAAGAGAATttttcaagagagaaaaaaaaaaagcaaaaccaagcaTGCCTTTGGCtgacagctttttgttttatcttcctGTTTCCtctattttcagtgtttatgGTTACTATGTTTGATGCTGTTAAATGACATAAGATTCCGACTGTAAAGGTGAAAACTGTCAAAattctcatagaatcacagaatggcctgggttgaaaaggaccgcaatgatcgtcgagtttcaacccccctgctacatgcagggttgccaaccagcagaccaggctgcccagagccacatccagcctggccttgaatgcctccagggatggggcatccacaacctccttgggcaacctgttccagtgcgtcaccaccctctgagtgaaaaacttcctcctaatatctaccctaaacctctcctgtctcagtttaaaaccattcccccttgtcctatcactgtccactctcataaacagccattccccatCCTGTTTATACTctcacttcaagtactggacggccacaatgaggtctccctggagccttctctcttccaagctaaacaagcccagttctcaAGGCTACCTGACACTAAAATCCAAGCCCATGGGGCTTGAAAGCTCTCAGAAATGCACATTTCAAGAATTTTGTCAGCAATTATGCTTAAGCCTTTAATTTCCCACTTCAGTGTCCCCATTGTCTCCTCCTCTGCCCACACATACAAATGGGGGAAGACTTTGAGAATTAACTCCAGAGAAGGAAGCGGCATTTTTTCTGAGTTCCCAccagcagcaaaaaataaatgctgtggGCTGCTTTTGCAACTGTGTCAACGCAAAAGCATTTTGCTGTCAGGATCCATAAAATTCCTTTAATGACTACTCTACGCTCAAACAAAAATTCCACTCATACAATATTGCACGGATTGAAAAACGCTaaaattaacaataaaaaagcCTCCAGatactctctctttttttttttttcccaaggatgttaactgagaagaaaaactgtcACTAAATTCTAATGCATTCTTTTTAAGAATCTGATCCTGGAAGTTGTTATGACCTTGAGAAACATTTCATGTGGCCTCTTGGGCCTCCGGAGTAAGCCTTCACACAAAGCATCCTTTCAGAAAGCCAACGCGCAGTGAGAAAAGGCTGATGCAAAGCAAGCTGTTTAGGTGAAAGCCTCTGTGGCATCCTCTGTTCCGATATTCCCACCACAGAAGTAATGCAAATAATTAACGTTCCAATAAAAACCTCAGGAGCAGTCAGAATTGTGGTGAATAATGCACACAACTCAGATTCTCAGCTTTATcgttttgtgtgtgtgtgtgtgtgtgggaggggggggaaataCGTTAttaattttagttttttaattgtattttttggTACTCTATGGGAATTCCATGTGCACAGTAGATGTCAGATTAGATAACCTCAGAAACTGAATGCTTTTATTCATCCGGAGCTGAGGTGCAATACAAGCAGTATCAGAATTAGTTTCACCGCAGTGCCACAGCTGTGTTTCTCCATCCTGAACCTCCACATACCACTTTTAGATGCAGAGTATTCCCCTCTAAGTATCAGTTCCATTTTTGGGAACTACCCAAAGAGACCCAAGAGAAAGTCAGACCAATGAAAGAGATGGTCTCCATCAGCACACGCTTGCATACTGGCAGACTAGGCACAAGAGACCAATATTTATACAGACACAATTCTCTAACATTTCCCAACATGCAAGAACCTGGAATCTGAAAGCGAAAGGTTCCCTGCTAGTAAGACATCAGTTATCCTCCACTGAacacagaccaaaaaaaaactTCCAGTCCTGAGCAATTCTTTGCGTGTTATCTGTTAAAATCAGGCAAGGGAAGGTAGTTCTAATATACTCATGTAGTTTCatactcagtatttttttcaagtgcAGTTTACATAGGCATTTAAGAAACAAGTGCATGCTTGTGCATGCACATCTTTTCTGGATTTTAAGCTCTGATCCATAGATCAAGACTGAAACTAATATACAAGTCTTTGGAGACATACTCCTTAGTACAAAAGTTTTGTTGAGGCACACAGTTCCTTTGTCAACTTGTGACTGTTTCCTCCTTGGTATGTTAACTACCTCACGCAAGGTCAAGAAAACATAAACAGAAGTGTGCAGCTGGACGTTCCCAGGGTTCTCATAACAAGAAAGATAGGTTCACAGTGTTCAGGTATCACCCATACCTTGATGAGCTGTGTCACCTGCAAAAAACCACTAAAGGGCTCCAACTCACCTGACTATACGTTGGAACGTCACAGCCCTGGTACACAGGCAAGCAAGATGATGCCTTAAGTCAAACAAAGGTGTGTTATATTAAATAGGATCAAGGTAAGTATGGGTGCACGCAGTGGTGCAGTGGGAAACCCTGAGGAAATCATTTATTTGTATTGGCATGCCATGCTACTAGAAGAGCACGCTAGGGTACAAGTAGAAAGAGCTTGCCTCATAGATTGTTACTCAAACACCAGTCGTTTTACTCCTTCTTCTAGTCTTTTACAACATATCTTTGTTGATGAAACTCTACCTTTAAGTGCCTCAGAATCTTCTTAACTGGTAAGATGGCTCGGTGGTTACACATACACATGATTTCACCACCACAGATctacagcagctgctgaattttaaaaagctttcctCATGCCTTAAAAAAGTGAAGTTGTAAGTTGGTGGGTTCAAGATTTTGTACAATCATTTCTTAGGGAACTGTGGTAGCTTGTAATTTACTTGTTTCGAACCCTTTAAATCAGTGCCACCCCTTCAAAGATAACAAACCTACCTACCACATGCATATGTGTACTAATATGACTCAAAGAATTTTTGAGCCAAACAATAACAGTacttattttcacagaaagaacgggtttattttctttaaaaatagatctTGTGAAAGGATTAGAAGCAACTGTGACAAACGAGTAGCTGAAATTAAGTATCAGTGtactgaaaggcagaaagaatcCATTTTAGT of the Gallus gallus isolate bGalGal1 chromosome 1, bGalGal1.mat.broiler.GRCg7b, whole genome shotgun sequence genome contains:
- the CHST10 gene encoding carbohydrate sulfotransferase 10 isoform X2 gives rise to the protein MSDNMHHQWLLLAACFWVIFMFMVASKFITLTFKDPDGYGAKQEPLILTAVTKVEEAHVPEEKHWTKEFQPTGKAFTGNLLHHPLVHMERLELLRNVCRDTALRNLSHTAVSKFVLDRIFVCDKHKILFCQTPKVGNTQWKKVLIVLNGAYSSIDEIPESIVHDHEKNGLPRLSSFSDSEIKKRLNLYFKFFIVRDPFERLISAFKDKFVHNPRFEPWYRHEIAPSIIRKYRRNRMETKGLQFEDFVRYLGDPNHRWLDVQFGDHIIHWVTYVELCAPCEITYSVIGHHETLEDDAPYILKAAGIDRLVSYPTIPPGITVYNKTKVERYFSGISKRDIRRLYARFEGDFKLFGYRVPDFLLN
- the CHST10 gene encoding carbohydrate sulfotransferase 10 isoform X1, translating into MEEQRSTWREGSNNLIWLMSDNMHHQWLLLAACFWVIFMFMVASKFITLTFKDPDGYGAKQEPLILTAVTKVEEAHVPEEKHWTKEFQPTGKAFTGNLLHHPLVHMERLELLRNVCRDTALRNLSHTAVSKFVLDRIFVCDKHKILFCQTPKVGNTQWKKVLIVLNGAYSSIDEIPESIVHDHEKNGLPRLSSFSDSEIKKRLNLYFKFFIVRDPFERLISAFKDKFVHNPRFEPWYRHEIAPSIIRKYRRNRMETKGLQFEDFVRYLGDPNHRWLDVQFGDHIIHWVTYVELCAPCEITYSVIGHHETLEDDAPYILKAAGIDRLVSYPTIPPGITVYNKTKVERYFSGISKRDIRRLYARFEGDFKLFGYRVPDFLLN